The following nucleotide sequence is from Bradyrhizobium roseum.
TTTCTCACGGCTGGTCCGCCCTAGTACCCCGCCACCGCAAGCAGGACGACGGCGCCGAGCGCCTTCCAGCCAAATCCGCGGCCGCGCGACCACCAGCAATTGGCGGCGGCGGCAAAGGCGTAGACCGCGACGATCGTGGCGACGATCCAATGCCGCGCGCTTTCCGAACCGAGCGAGGGCGCGGCGATCAGCAGCACGCCGCCGCCGATCCAGGCCACCGTGCCGGCCTGCCATACGAGTCGGATCAGGGTGCGCAGGCTCTCCGGCTGGATGGTCGCCCTGGCAAAAACCCTGGTTTCCCCCAGCACGCCGTGGATCAGCGCCACCGCTATGCCGGCGACGCCGGCGCATTGCAGGATGAGATCGCGCATCGAAACGCCTCCATACAGTACTGTATGGTTATGCAGCGCCTTCTGGCGCCAGTCAATACAGTCGTGTATGGTCGCCGCATGGAACTGACATGAGCGATCAACTCTCGGCAACGGACTGGGTCGACGCGGGCCTCAGGGCGCTGGCGAGCCGCGGCTTCACCGCGCTGAAGGCCGAACCTTTGGCCAAGACGCTGCGCGTGTCGCGCGGCAGCTTCTACTGGCACTTTGCCGACATCGTCGCCTTCCACGCCGCGATCCTTGCGCGCTGGCACGAGGTCGCAGCCGAGCAGATCATCGCCAATGTCGAGGCAGCTTCGAAGGATGAAGACCCGCTCGCACTGTTGCTGCGCCGGGTGTTCGGCGAGCGGCTGACGCTGGAGCGGGCGGTCCGCACCTGGGCCAGCGTCGATCCGGCCGCGCGTACCGCCGTGCAGGCGATCGACCGGCGGCGGCTGAGTTACGTCGAAAGCCTTCTGACGCA
It contains:
- a CDS encoding TetR/AcrR family transcriptional regulator, with protein sequence MSDQLSATDWVDAGLRALASRGFTALKAEPLAKTLRVSRGSFYWHFADIVAFHAAILARWHEVAAEQIIANVEAASKDEDPLALLLRRVFGERLTLERAVRTWASVDPAARTAVQAIDRRRLSYVESLLTQSGLPKDVARARAQIFYWAFLGFALSDQPLPKARQQAVLDELLRIARHDRPQSNMLRTSA